The proteins below come from a single Ruegeria sp. SCSIO 43209 genomic window:
- the rpoH gene encoding RNA polymerase sigma factor RpoH has product MANYSNLPAPTPEGGLNRYMQEIRKFPLLEPEEEYMLAKRWVEEQDTEAAHKMVTSHLRLAAKIAMGYRGYGLPQAEVISEANVGLMQAVKKFDPEKGFRLATYAMWWIRASIQEYVLRSWSMVKLGTTSAQKKLFFNLRKAKARIGALEEGDLRPENVAKIAEDLGVTEEEVISMNRRMSGGDASLNATVGSEGEGTMQWQDWLEDEDADQAGDYEARDELEARRELLAAALDVLNDREKDILTQRRLMDQAVTLEELSTQYNVSRERIRQIEVRAFEKLQKKMRELAREKGMMGSN; this is encoded by the coding sequence ATGGCAAATTACTCAAATCTTCCAGCGCCGACACCCGAGGGTGGGCTGAACCGCTATATGCAGGAGATTCGCAAGTTTCCTCTGCTGGAGCCGGAGGAAGAATATATGCTGGCCAAGCGCTGGGTCGAGGAACAGGATACCGAGGCCGCGCATAAAATGGTCACGTCTCATCTGCGCTTGGCGGCCAAGATCGCCATGGGATATCGCGGTTATGGCCTGCCGCAGGCAGAGGTGATTTCCGAAGCCAATGTGGGCTTGATGCAGGCGGTCAAGAAATTTGACCCCGAAAAAGGCTTCCGGCTGGCGACCTATGCCATGTGGTGGATCCGCGCTTCGATCCAGGAATACGTCCTTCGGTCGTGGTCGATGGTGAAACTGGGTACAACATCGGCGCAGAAAAAGCTGTTCTTCAACCTGCGTAAAGCAAAGGCACGCATTGGCGCGCTGGAAGAGGGTGATTTGCGTCCTGAAAACGTGGCCAAGATTGCAGAAGACCTCGGAGTGACCGAGGAAGAAGTGATCAGCATGAACCGTCGGATGTCCGGTGGCGATGCGTCGCTGAACGCGACCGTGGGGTCCGAAGGCGAAGGCACCATGCAGTGGCAGGATTGGCTGGAAGATGAAGATGCCGATCAGGCTGGTGACTACGAGGCGCGCGATGAATTGGAAGCCCGGCGCGAATTGCTCGCTGCTGCGCTGGATGTTCTGAACGATCGCGAGAAAGACATCCTGACTCAGCGCCGTCTGATGGACCAGGCTGTTACGCTGGAAGAGCTGAGCACGCAGTACAATGTCAGCCGTGAACGTATTCGTCAGATCGAAGTGCGCGCGTTTGAGAAGCTTCAAAAGAAGATGCGTGAGCTTGCGCGCGAAAAAGGTATGATGGGTTCAAACTAA